The following are from one region of the Anolis carolinensis isolate JA03-04 unplaced genomic scaffold, rAnoCar3.1.pri scaffold_15, whole genome shotgun sequence genome:
- the LOC134294444 gene encoding trichohyalin-like isoform X3 produces the protein MEEEKTLEASVAGHMTEEETEDMDESEISELRRARERSSDLDQEILALSSRIRSFDLSFLPVCPDQSSLGPSPVERTFLEASEEAGSTFTSEADDFSDPKTEDLALDLELELLHRPQEDTGPEEAQQQIAELQQKLKESQEQIQLCEAQILESKRLEGEVEELREKEAEARHQIREEQQKRKAVDRELEDLQQEMSLQKEKEAQLERMCAEFEARAQQHEARFRVLEEEKEALSNEGELFKKLFCCRTEQTSLLEQMVASQQEKEELLKQALRLRKRMEASARKRQERRERRKARLRRAKEFFLSELKRREACIRTLENKLRLTRGQAEKMSSVNGALLQERKSLLLQLHDRREEATELNHTQQRLCAVQSRVDLLGEAQQKQHEHSLRLATQVGELQRALRRISPDNNLQELQSQMLPFSSIRTFRSLAAL, from the exons ATGGAGGAGGAAAAGACC TTGGAGGCCTCTGTGGCGGGACACATGACGGAAGAAGAGACGGAGGACATGGACGAGAGCG AGATCTCGGAGCTCCGGCGGGCGAGAGAGCGCAGCAGTGACCTGGACCAAGAAATCCTGGCCCTGAGCAGCCGCATCCGCTCCTTCGACTTGTCTTTCCTGCCCGTTTGCCCGGATCAG TCCAGCCTTGGCCCGAGTCCAGTGGAGCGGACGTTTCTGGAGGCCTCGGAGGAGGCCGGCTCCACCTTCACCTCGGAGGCCGACGACTTCAGTGACCCCAAGACCGAAGACCTGGCCCTGGacctggagctggagctgctcCACCGACCCCAGGAAGACACAGGTCCAGAGGAAGCCCAGCAGCAG ATTGCAGAGCTGCAGCAGAAGCTGAAGGAATCCCAGGAGCAGATCCAACTCTGCGAGGCCCAGATCTTGGAGAGCAAACGACTGGAAGGAGAAGTGGAAGAGCTCCGGGAAAAGGAGGCAGAAGCCCGGCATCAGATTCGGGAGGAGCAGCAGAAAAG GAAGGCCGTGGATCGTGAGCTGGAGGATCTGCAGCAGGAGATGAGTCtccagaaggagaaggaggcccaGCTGGAGAGGATGTGTGCCGAGTTCGAGGCCCGGGCCCAGCAGCACGAGGCCCGGTTCCGGGtcctggaggaggagaaggaggccctCTCCAACGAG GGGGAACTTTTCAAGAAG CTTTTCTGCTGCCGGACGGAGCAGACCAGCCTCTTGGAGCAGATGGTGGCTTCGCAGCAGGAGAAAGAAGAGCTCCTCAAGCAGGCCCTGCGCCTCCGGAAACGCATGGAGGCCTCCGCCAG gaAGCGGCAGGAGCGTAGGGAGCGTCGCAAGGCCAGGCTCCGCCGGGCCAAAGAGTTCTTCCTCTCGGAGCTCAAGCGCCGTGAAGCCTGCATCCGCACCCTGGAGAACAAGCTCCGTCTCACCAGGGGACAAGCCGAAAAG ATGTCTTCTGTGAACGGGGCGCTGCTGCAGGAGAGGAAGAGTCTCCTGTTGCAGCTGCATGACCGGCGGGAGGAGGCCACAGAACTCAACCACACGCAGCAGCGCCTCTGCGCCGTCCAGAGCAG ggtGGATCTCTTGGGGGAAGCCCAGCAGAAGCAGCACGAGCACAGCCTGCGCCTGGCCACCCAAGTCGGGGAGCTCCAGAGGGCCCTGCGCAGGATCAGCCCGGACAACAACCTCCAG GAGCTGCAAAGCCAGATGCTGCCCTTTTCCAGCATCAG GACCTTTCGCAGCCTGGCGGCCCTTTGA
- the LOC134294444 gene encoding trichohyalin-like isoform X2, translating to MEEEKTLEASVAGHMTEEETEDMDESEISELRRARERSSDLDQEILALSSRIRSFDLSFLPVCPDQSSLGPSPVERTFLEASEEAGSTFTSEADDFSDPKTEDLALDLELELLHRPQEDTGPEEAQQQIAELQQKLKESQEQIQLCEAQILESKRLEGEVEELREKEAEARHQIREEQQKRKAVDRELEDLQQEMSLQKEKEAQLERMCAEFEARAQQHEARFRVLEEEKEALSNELFCCRTEQTSLLEQMVASQQEKEELLKQALRLRKRMEASARKRQERRERRKARLRRAKEFFLSELKRREACIRTLENKLRLTRGQAEKMSSVNGALLQERKSLLLQLHDRREEATELNHTQQRLCAVQSRWGPEADPQGRVSVAPEESLTLACLPASLPPRVDLLGEAQQKQHEHSLRLATQVGELQRALRRISPDNNLQELQSQMLPFSSIRTFRSLAAL from the exons ATGGAGGAGGAAAAGACC TTGGAGGCCTCTGTGGCGGGACACATGACGGAAGAAGAGACGGAGGACATGGACGAGAGCG AGATCTCGGAGCTCCGGCGGGCGAGAGAGCGCAGCAGTGACCTGGACCAAGAAATCCTGGCCCTGAGCAGCCGCATCCGCTCCTTCGACTTGTCTTTCCTGCCCGTTTGCCCGGATCAG TCCAGCCTTGGCCCGAGTCCAGTGGAGCGGACGTTTCTGGAGGCCTCGGAGGAGGCCGGCTCCACCTTCACCTCGGAGGCCGACGACTTCAGTGACCCCAAGACCGAAGACCTGGCCCTGGacctggagctggagctgctcCACCGACCCCAGGAAGACACAGGTCCAGAGGAAGCCCAGCAGCAG ATTGCAGAGCTGCAGCAGAAGCTGAAGGAATCCCAGGAGCAGATCCAACTCTGCGAGGCCCAGATCTTGGAGAGCAAACGACTGGAAGGAGAAGTGGAAGAGCTCCGGGAAAAGGAGGCAGAAGCCCGGCATCAGATTCGGGAGGAGCAGCAGAAAAG GAAGGCCGTGGATCGTGAGCTGGAGGATCTGCAGCAGGAGATGAGTCtccagaaggagaaggaggcccaGCTGGAGAGGATGTGTGCCGAGTTCGAGGCCCGGGCCCAGCAGCACGAGGCCCGGTTCCGGGtcctggaggaggagaaggaggccctCTCCAACGAG CTTTTCTGCTGCCGGACGGAGCAGACCAGCCTCTTGGAGCAGATGGTGGCTTCGCAGCAGGAGAAAGAAGAGCTCCTCAAGCAGGCCCTGCGCCTCCGGAAACGCATGGAGGCCTCCGCCAG gaAGCGGCAGGAGCGTAGGGAGCGTCGCAAGGCCAGGCTCCGCCGGGCCAAAGAGTTCTTCCTCTCGGAGCTCAAGCGCCGTGAAGCCTGCATCCGCACCCTGGAGAACAAGCTCCGTCTCACCAGGGGACAAGCCGAAAAG ATGTCTTCTGTGAACGGGGCGCTGCTGCAGGAGAGGAAGAGTCTCCTGTTGCAGCTGCATGACCGGCGGGAGGAGGCCACAGAACTCAACCACACGCAGCAGCGCCTCTGCGCCGTCCAGAGCAGGTGGGGCCCGGAAGCAGACCCCCAGGGAAGGGTCTCCGTGGCTCCGGAAGAGAGCCTGACCCTGGCCTGccttcctgcctccctccctcccagggtGGATCTCTTGGGGGAAGCCCAGCAGAAGCAGCACGAGCACAGCCTGCGCCTGGCCACCCAAGTCGGGGAGCTCCAGAGGGCCCTGCGCAGGATCAGCCCGGACAACAACCTCCAG GAGCTGCAAAGCCAGATGCTGCCCTTTTCCAGCATCAG GACCTTTCGCAGCCTGGCGGCCCTTTGA
- the LOC134294444 gene encoding trichohyalin-like isoform X1 yields the protein MEEEKTLEASVAGHMTEEETEDMDESEISELRRARERSSDLDQEILALSSRIRSFDLSFLPVCPDQSSLGPSPVERTFLEASEEAGSTFTSEADDFSDPKTEDLALDLELELLHRPQEDTGPEEAQQQIAELQQKLKESQEQIQLCEAQILESKRLEGEVEELREKEAEARHQIREEQQKRKAVDRELEDLQQEMSLQKEKEAQLERMCAEFEARAQQHEARFRVLEEEKEALSNEGELFKKLFCCRTEQTSLLEQMVASQQEKEELLKQALRLRKRMEASARKRQERRERRKARLRRAKEFFLSELKRREACIRTLENKLRLTRGQAEKMSSVNGALLQERKSLLLQLHDRREEATELNHTQQRLCAVQSRWGPEADPQGRVSVAPEESLTLACLPASLPPRVDLLGEAQQKQHEHSLRLATQVGELQRALRRISPDNNLQELQSQMLPFSSIRTFRSLAAL from the exons ATGGAGGAGGAAAAGACC TTGGAGGCCTCTGTGGCGGGACACATGACGGAAGAAGAGACGGAGGACATGGACGAGAGCG AGATCTCGGAGCTCCGGCGGGCGAGAGAGCGCAGCAGTGACCTGGACCAAGAAATCCTGGCCCTGAGCAGCCGCATCCGCTCCTTCGACTTGTCTTTCCTGCCCGTTTGCCCGGATCAG TCCAGCCTTGGCCCGAGTCCAGTGGAGCGGACGTTTCTGGAGGCCTCGGAGGAGGCCGGCTCCACCTTCACCTCGGAGGCCGACGACTTCAGTGACCCCAAGACCGAAGACCTGGCCCTGGacctggagctggagctgctcCACCGACCCCAGGAAGACACAGGTCCAGAGGAAGCCCAGCAGCAG ATTGCAGAGCTGCAGCAGAAGCTGAAGGAATCCCAGGAGCAGATCCAACTCTGCGAGGCCCAGATCTTGGAGAGCAAACGACTGGAAGGAGAAGTGGAAGAGCTCCGGGAAAAGGAGGCAGAAGCCCGGCATCAGATTCGGGAGGAGCAGCAGAAAAG GAAGGCCGTGGATCGTGAGCTGGAGGATCTGCAGCAGGAGATGAGTCtccagaaggagaaggaggcccaGCTGGAGAGGATGTGTGCCGAGTTCGAGGCCCGGGCCCAGCAGCACGAGGCCCGGTTCCGGGtcctggaggaggagaaggaggccctCTCCAACGAG GGGGAACTTTTCAAGAAG CTTTTCTGCTGCCGGACGGAGCAGACCAGCCTCTTGGAGCAGATGGTGGCTTCGCAGCAGGAGAAAGAAGAGCTCCTCAAGCAGGCCCTGCGCCTCCGGAAACGCATGGAGGCCTCCGCCAG gaAGCGGCAGGAGCGTAGGGAGCGTCGCAAGGCCAGGCTCCGCCGGGCCAAAGAGTTCTTCCTCTCGGAGCTCAAGCGCCGTGAAGCCTGCATCCGCACCCTGGAGAACAAGCTCCGTCTCACCAGGGGACAAGCCGAAAAG ATGTCTTCTGTGAACGGGGCGCTGCTGCAGGAGAGGAAGAGTCTCCTGTTGCAGCTGCATGACCGGCGGGAGGAGGCCACAGAACTCAACCACACGCAGCAGCGCCTCTGCGCCGTCCAGAGCAGGTGGGGCCCGGAAGCAGACCCCCAGGGAAGGGTCTCCGTGGCTCCGGAAGAGAGCCTGACCCTGGCCTGccttcctgcctccctccctcccagggtGGATCTCTTGGGGGAAGCCCAGCAGAAGCAGCACGAGCACAGCCTGCGCCTGGCCACCCAAGTCGGGGAGCTCCAGAGGGCCCTGCGCAGGATCAGCCCGGACAACAACCTCCAG GAGCTGCAAAGCCAGATGCTGCCCTTTTCCAGCATCAG GACCTTTCGCAGCCTGGCGGCCCTTTGA